From Oenococcus sicerae, the proteins below share one genomic window:
- a CDS encoding aminotransferase class I/II-fold pyridoxal phosphate-dependent enzyme: MPEIRKNLDRMTNTFVQAAGPSEILALNQEFKSIDDIVLLTVGEPDFNTPEHIKQAAIADIAANDSHYAPSNGTADLLQNAATFLKHHYQLDYDPKSEILATLGVTEAINVSIKAILNPGDEIIIPEPTFPVYALAAKAFGAKVIHVPTAADGFILTVAKLTQTLIDHPQAKAIVLTTPGNPTGVSYTEEQIQSLAQVLKQHNVFVISDEIYSELTYDRPHASFAKALPEQTILFNGVSKSHAMTGYRVGIIAGPHALISQIAVVHQLITTTLPGVTMAAAAEAFGAGENDAESMRIAYKKRRDYLIESFTKLGLSFAYPDGAFYFFVKIPAYLQQDGFKLARQIAKEAKVGVTPGVAFGQSGYLRFSYATSLEKLQIAVSRLAGFLQAEKQAK, encoded by the coding sequence ATGCCAGAAATTAGAAAAAATTTAGATCGGATGACAAATACGTTCGTGCAGGCCGCTGGGCCAAGCGAAATTCTTGCTTTAAATCAAGAATTTAAATCGATCGATGATATTGTTTTGCTGACGGTCGGTGAACCGGATTTTAATACACCGGAGCATATCAAACAAGCTGCCATCGCTGATATTGCTGCTAACGATTCACATTATGCACCGTCCAATGGTACAGCTGACTTGCTGCAGAATGCAGCGACATTTTTGAAGCACCATTACCAATTAGACTATGATCCAAAAAGTGAGATTTTGGCAACGCTAGGTGTGACTGAGGCCATTAATGTCAGTATCAAAGCCATTTTAAATCCTGGTGATGAAATAATTATTCCGGAACCGACTTTTCCTGTTTATGCTTTAGCTGCTAAAGCGTTTGGTGCAAAAGTTATTCATGTTCCAACAGCTGCCGATGGCTTTATTTTGACAGTGGCAAAATTAACACAGACCTTGATTGATCATCCTCAGGCTAAAGCAATTGTTTTGACAACACCGGGTAATCCGACTGGTGTTTCATATACAGAAGAACAGATCCAATCATTGGCTCAAGTTCTCAAACAGCATAATGTCTTTGTCATTTCTGATGAAATTTATTCTGAATTGACTTATGATCGACCACACGCTTCTTTTGCTAAAGCCTTGCCTGAACAAACGATCTTATTTAATGGCGTTTCCAAATCGCATGCAATGACTGGCTATCGAGTGGGAATCATTGCAGGCCCGCATGCGCTTATTTCTCAAATTGCCGTGGTCCATCAGCTGATTACGACAACTTTGCCTGGTGTGACGATGGCAGCTGCCGCCGAGGCCTTTGGTGCTGGTGAAAATGATGCCGAAAGCATGCGGATCGCCTATAAAAAACGTCGTGATTATTTGATCGAATCCTTTACTAAATTGGGGCTGTCCTTTGCTTATCCCGATGGTGCATTCTATTTCTTTGTTAAAATACCTGCTTATTTACAGCAAGATGGTTTTAAATTAGCTCGTCAAATTGCTAAAGAAGCCAAAGTGGGTGTCACACCAGGCGTTGCTTTTGGACAGTCTGGTTATCTGCGTTTTTCTTATGCGACATCGTTGGAAAAATTGCAAATCGCTGTTTCACGTCTTGCTGGATTTTTACAGGCTGAAAAACAAGCCAAATAG
- a CDS encoding PTS transporter subunit IIC, which yields MKKEKTNFILKILNGLSIGVIIALVPGAILGSLMKIFANDPTALAIGQMTTLAQSLLAVIAAMAVGQAFKFSMIDTGSMALAAFMGSGAATVSPKGVFVLNGPGDIINIGVTLVIAVLLIQLLAGRLGQLKVILSPILLLAIAGGLGKLLLPYVHSITTSLGSAINDLTGLRPLIMGPLMGIVFAVLILSPISSVAIAMAIGLTGIGSGAANLGITTASFALAIMGSSVNSLGGTLSHFIGTPKVQMANMLSKPKLFIPIVIVSALAGLEGALLKVGGTAMSAGFGFSGLIGPLGAFATGTTNLFLLLLEFVMIPLVLAYSVHLLFVKKLHFIEPMDLKLPEAD from the coding sequence ATGAAAAAAGAGAAAACGAATTTTATTTTAAAAATATTAAATGGCTTAAGTATTGGTGTCATTATCGCACTGGTTCCTGGTGCGATCCTAGGCTCATTAATGAAAATTTTTGCTAATGATCCAACCGCCTTGGCGATTGGACAAATGACGACATTGGCACAAAGCTTATTAGCTGTTATCGCCGCGATGGCTGTTGGTCAAGCCTTTAAATTTTCCATGATCGATACAGGGTCAATGGCCTTAGCAGCTTTTATGGGTTCAGGTGCTGCCACTGTTAGTCCAAAAGGTGTTTTTGTTTTGAATGGCCCTGGCGATATCATTAATATCGGCGTAACGCTTGTGATCGCTGTACTATTAATTCAATTACTAGCTGGTCGTTTGGGACAATTGAAGGTCATTTTATCTCCTATTCTGCTTTTAGCGATTGCTGGCGGTTTAGGAAAACTGTTATTGCCATATGTTCATTCGATCACGACGTCTCTTGGCAGCGCCATCAATGATTTAACTGGTTTACGACCTTTGATTATGGGACCTCTGATGGGTATTGTCTTTGCAGTCCTGATTTTGTCGCCGATTTCCTCGGTTGCTATTGCCATGGCGATCGGATTAACTGGTATTGGGTCAGGTGCCGCCAATCTAGGTATTACGACGGCCAGTTTTGCTTTAGCGATAATGGGTTCATCAGTCAACAGCCTTGGCGGTACTTTAAGCCATTTCATTGGGACACCGAAAGTGCAGATGGCCAATATGCTGAGCAAACCAAAATTGTTCATTCCAATTGTGATCGTTTCGGCGCTAGCTGGTTTAGAAGGCGCTTTGTTGAAAGTGGGCGGCACAGCGATGTCAGCAGGCTTTGGTTTTTCCGGTCTGATCGGTCCTTTAGGTGCCTTTGCGACAGGCACAACAAATCTATTTTTGCTGCTGCTGGAATTTGTGATGATCCCACTAGTGTTAGCTTATTCGGTACATTTATTGTTTGTTAAAAAACTTCATTTCATTGAGCCAATGGATCTAAAGCTGCCAGAAGCTGACTAA
- a CDS encoding YibE/F family protein gives MISHSWKNYKGLIIAAVVIGLTLLTHFDAVFYKTPIAEITSIKQVSSQKTKDYFGNQDKTVTQKLSLKFLNTKRQGQNMTISNQYVDSQVLSQKYRVGQEILLSHKKWWSIIGQKRDTILVFTLALMLGLVVYFANRLSLQIIISLVLNFLFFILAILFDINFETVSPIIVFAALTIIFTFITLFMVLGKSRQFVIVFAATVLSTAAGVGIGAIAINLNGANGIHFEYMDFITQFPIPLFYSELLIGVLGASMDEASDISAMLLGMQRERAERTFKDYFMSGMTVGRDIVGSLTNVLFMVFIADTLPMVFLYLRNGNTWSYTIEMTMLLGLLSTIISAIAIVLTVPITSWLAATILTRKKQVIE, from the coding sequence ATGATTTCACATTCTTGGAAAAATTATAAGGGTCTCATAATCGCTGCAGTAGTTATCGGTCTAACACTGTTAACGCATTTTGATGCTGTTTTTTATAAGACGCCGATTGCTGAAATTACAAGTATTAAACAAGTATCCAGTCAAAAGACGAAAGATTATTTTGGCAATCAAGACAAGACGGTCACGCAAAAATTGTCCTTAAAATTTTTGAATACGAAGCGCCAGGGACAAAACATGACGATCAGTAATCAATATGTTGATTCGCAAGTTTTGAGCCAAAAATATCGTGTCGGCCAAGAAATTCTGCTGAGCCATAAAAAATGGTGGTCGATCATTGGCCAAAAACGTGATACGATTCTGGTTTTTACACTTGCGCTGATGTTGGGTCTAGTGGTTTATTTTGCTAACCGTCTCAGCTTGCAAATTATCATTAGCCTTGTTTTGAATTTTCTATTTTTTATTCTGGCTATTCTATTTGATATTAATTTTGAAACAGTTTCACCGATCATTGTCTTTGCGGCTTTGACGATTATTTTTACCTTTATTACGCTTTTTATGGTTTTGGGAAAAAGCCGCCAGTTTGTGATCGTCTTTGCAGCCACGGTTTTATCAACGGCAGCAGGCGTTGGCATTGGTGCGATCGCGATTAATTTGAATGGTGCAAACGGCATCCATTTTGAATATATGGACTTTATCACACAATTTCCGATCCCGCTTTTTTACTCGGAATTGTTGATCGGTGTGCTTGGTGCCTCAATGGATGAGGCTTCTGATATTTCAGCCATGCTGCTGGGCATGCAAAGAGAACGCGCCGAACGCACTTTTAAAGATTACTTTATGTCCGGCATGACCGTTGGCCGAGATATTGTTGGCTCTTTAACAAATGTCTTGTTTATGGTTTTTATTGCCGACACACTGCCGATGGTTTTTCTGTATTTGAGAAACGGCAATACTTGGTCTTACACGATTGAAATGACGATGCTCTTAGGATTATTGTCAACGATCATTTCCGCGATCGCCATTGTCTTGACCGTGCCGATCACTTCTTGGCTGGCTGCCACGATCTTGACAAGGAAAAAGCAGGTGATCGAATGA
- a CDS encoding YibE/F family protein produces the protein MSTFLWLLLILFVLLLAVAGKQGMRAFFGLAINLAAIFLLIILINWEFNVYLVTILISFVILAVSIYLSADNPKVTNHAFASSLIVLAIITLLIIPINGIANVQGFSTESSEELEGLLLAVGLNFSNIAFIVTVIASLGAIAEASMAISADLNELIKSTPEISTASLYKQGIIIGSQIIGTALNTLFFGVLGENLSLAIFYIRLHYSFAQLINGKLVVAAILDLVIAMIGVLLTIPVTTLIVSRSHATEHKIKDN, from the coding sequence ATGAGTACTTTTCTTTGGCTGCTGCTAATTTTATTTGTTCTACTCCTTGCTGTGGCTGGTAAACAGGGTATGAGAGCTTTTTTTGGCTTAGCTATTAATCTAGCTGCCATTTTTCTCTTGATCATTTTGATCAACTGGGAATTCAATGTTTACTTAGTGACAATTTTGATTAGTTTTGTTATTCTGGCTGTCTCGATCTACCTTTCGGCTGATAATCCAAAAGTGACTAATCATGCTTTTGCTTCCAGCTTAATTGTGCTGGCGATCATCACACTGCTGATCATTCCGATTAATGGCATTGCGAATGTACAGGGTTTTTCAACTGAATCCTCAGAAGAATTAGAGGGTCTTTTGCTGGCAGTCGGTTTGAATTTCAGCAATATTGCTTTTATTGTAACTGTGATCGCCAGTCTGGGTGCGATTGCCGAAGCAAGTATGGCTATTTCTGCAGATTTGAACGAGCTGATCAAAAGTACGCCGGAAATATCGACTGCTAGTTTATATAAGCAAGGCATTATTATAGGTTCACAAATTATCGGAACGGCTTTAAATACGCTCTTTTTTGGTGTTCTTGGAGAAAATTTATCCTTGGCCATTTTTTATATCCGTCTGCATTATTCTTTTGCACAATTGATCAATGGCAAACTAGTTGTTGCAGCAATTTTGGACCTTGTGATCGCCATGATCGGTGTCTTATTAACGATCCCGGTCACGACCTTGATCGTTTCCAGAAGTCATGCCACAGAACATAAGATTAAAGACAATTGA
- a CDS encoding Cof-type HAD-IIB family hydrolase has translation MNIKLVAIDVDATLLNSSNELTKYTIDVLKEAIAQGIKIVITSGRPLLGTEAYYKKLGIDRRDDQYAINYNGATIRTTSGKMIAETPLSIQDYKDLYELSTKIGIKVHAETADYIYTPYLSVPKYTKFEAKLTNTKTRHVRMQDLKKSDVIAKVMFVDEPEIIEKAKKELPSWVYERFNVVPSSPIYLEFIDKHVSKGNAVKTLANKLSIDISQVMAIGDQGNDLSMVEAAGMGVAMGNGIDAVKSVAQFVTGTNDDNGAAFAVKKFVLNQEKIEN, from the coding sequence ATGAACATAAAATTAGTAGCAATTGATGTTGACGCAACCTTATTGAACAGCAGCAACGAATTAACTAAATACACGATCGACGTGTTAAAAGAAGCAATCGCTCAAGGGATAAAAATCGTCATCACTTCTGGACGACCTTTGCTGGGTACGGAAGCTTATTATAAAAAGCTTGGCATTGATCGTCGTGATGATCAATATGCGATCAATTATAACGGTGCCACGATCCGGACGACATCAGGCAAAATGATTGCCGAGACACCACTATCGATCCAAGACTACAAAGATCTCTATGAATTATCTACGAAAATCGGTATTAAAGTTCACGCGGAAACTGCTGATTACATTTATACGCCCTACTTATCAGTGCCGAAATACACCAAATTTGAAGCCAAACTAACCAACACAAAAACCCGTCACGTCCGCATGCAGGATCTAAAAAAATCTGATGTTATCGCCAAAGTGATGTTCGTCGATGAACCAGAAATTATTGAAAAAGCCAAAAAAGAATTGCCAAGCTGGGTCTATGAACGTTTTAACGTTGTACCAAGCTCACCTATTTATTTAGAATTTATTGATAAACACGTTTCCAAGGGTAATGCCGTTAAAACTTTGGCTAACAAACTCAGCATTGATATTTCACAAGTAATGGCTATTGGCGATCAAGGCAATGACCTATCTATGGTCGAAGCAGCCGGCATGGGTGTTGCAATGGGCAACGGTATTGATGCTGTCAAGTCAGTGGCACAATTTGTTACAGGAACTAATGACGATAATGGTGCTGCTTTTGCAGTTAAAAAATTTGTCTTAAATCAAGAAAAGATCGAAAATTAA
- a CDS encoding phospho-sugar mutase, translating to MIKEKTIQDKIKEWEVADLPEGLRLEFANASQDKLEDAFYQDLNFGTAGMRGLLGVGTNRMNIFTVAQTTEALARHMEKQGADAKKRGVAISGDSRINSELFKKVSAEVLRTHDITVYLFNGPHPTPELSFALRYLHAYAGIMITASHNAKEYNGYKLYGEDGGQLPPKPADEIVEERNAITDIFHIKQVASGIKKIGADIDKAYLEQIKTITINPDLIKKWGDQLTISFTPLHGAGGDLGVKALKQAGFNKVLVVKEQFAPDGTFPTVKYPNPEFHEVFKLSENYGAEIELAVDPDSDRMGVGYKGSDGSYHYLTGNQIAALMVNYILTAQEKAGTLPANGAIVTSNVSSNLPELIAKSFKIKQFTVLTGFKYIADKIVEFDEKQNHTFEFGFEESYGFLIKPFVHDKDAIQAITLMSELAAYYKDRDMTIGDGLDEIYAKFGAFAEQSKATEFPGEKGQEEMTAVMTKFRNRGPKEIGNIKIKIVEDNDLRISKDLTTGATKNISLPAANVIKYWLEDGSWVALRPSGTEPKLKIYIAAKGQDMQAANQQLTYLEDQLSQLLKK from the coding sequence ATGATTAAAGAAAAAACGATTCAAGACAAAATTAAAGAATGGGAAGTGGCGGATCTTCCTGAAGGCTTGCGCTTAGAATTTGCCAATGCAAGCCAGGATAAGTTAGAAGATGCTTTCTATCAGGATCTTAATTTCGGCACGGCTGGTATGCGCGGTTTGTTAGGCGTTGGGACAAATCGTATGAATATTTTTACGGTCGCCCAAACGACTGAGGCCTTGGCACGTCATATGGAAAAGCAAGGCGCTGATGCTAAAAAGCGCGGTGTTGCGATTTCTGGCGATTCCAGAATCAATTCGGAATTATTTAAAAAAGTTTCTGCAGAAGTATTGCGCACACACGATATTACGGTTTATTTGTTTAATGGTCCGCATCCAACGCCGGAATTGAGTTTTGCCTTAAGGTACTTGCATGCTTACGCCGGCATCATGATTACGGCCAGCCACAATGCAAAAGAATACAACGGCTATAAATTATACGGTGAAGACGGCGGTCAATTGCCACCGAAGCCAGCCGATGAGATCGTGGAAGAAAGAAATGCGATCACAGACATTTTTCATATCAAACAAGTTGCCAGCGGTATCAAAAAAATAGGTGCTGATATTGATAAGGCCTATCTTGAGCAGATCAAGACGATCACGATCAATCCTGATTTAATCAAAAAATGGGGAGATCAGTTAACGATCAGCTTTACACCTTTGCACGGTGCTGGCGGTGATCTAGGTGTTAAGGCTTTGAAACAAGCCGGTTTTAACAAAGTTTTAGTTGTTAAAGAACAATTTGCGCCTGATGGCACTTTTCCAACTGTTAAATATCCAAATCCCGAATTCCATGAGGTTTTTAAACTATCCGAAAACTACGGTGCTGAGATAGAATTAGCAGTTGATCCTGATTCTGATCGCATGGGTGTCGGCTACAAAGGATCCGACGGCAGCTATCATTATCTAACGGGTAACCAGATCGCTGCATTAATGGTTAATTACATTTTGACAGCTCAAGAAAAAGCTGGTACTTTACCAGCAAATGGTGCCATCGTTACGTCAAATGTTTCTTCAAATCTGCCGGAACTGATTGCCAAGTCATTTAAAATTAAGCAATTTACGGTTTTAACTGGTTTTAAATATATTGCTGATAAAATTGTTGAGTTTGATGAGAAACAGAATCATACTTTTGAATTTGGTTTTGAAGAGTCGTATGGTTTTTTGATCAAGCCCTTTGTTCATGATAAAGATGCGATTCAAGCTATCACACTTATGTCTGAATTAGCCGCTTACTATAAAGACCGCGACATGACGATCGGGGATGGTCTAGACGAAATCTATGCTAAGTTCGGTGCTTTTGCTGAGCAATCCAAAGCGACAGAATTCCCAGGTGAAAAAGGTCAAGAGGAAATGACTGCCGTGATGACCAAATTCCGGAATCGAGGACCTAAGGAAATTGGCAACATCAAAATAAAAATTGTCGAAGATAACGATTTGCGGATCTCCAAAGATCTGACGACTGGTGCAACGAAAAATATTTCTTTGCCTGCAGCCAATGTGATCAAATATTGGTTGGAGGATGGTTCTTGGGTAGCTTTGCGGCCATCAGGAACTGAACCAAAACTGAAAATTTATATTGCTGCTAAAGGTCAGGACATGCAGGCAGCTAATCAGCAGCTGACTTATCTGGAAGACCAATTAAGTCAATTACTAAAAAAATAA
- a CDS encoding ammonium transporter — translation MNTANTLFLILSSVLVLFMTPGLAFFYGGLGDKKNVVNTMLSVFIMCGLAIVMWIICGYSLSFVGDFAGIVGNFSAFLLHGVKLTALTATKIPTSLYLIFQMMFAVITPALFVGAVVGRIRFKFLLAFTVLWSIFIYYPLVHMVWANGFLAKLGVIDFAGGTVVHIDAGVTALVLAYCVGQRASFRKGVEEKHYNLPWALLGTSILWIGWYGFNAGSALATDQIAVQAVLTTTVATASSMITWMLVEMAFKGKASLAGVCNGTLCGLVGITPATGYVTVAGAFWIGLISALASYFFVNKIKHRIGLDDALDAFGCHGVCGIVGSILTGLFASRAVNPSIALDGLFYGGGFKLFGTQLFATVFAILFAAIISFVIVKLLKLWLPMRVTAEEERDGLDRGEHGEDADYLM, via the coding sequence ATGAATACAGCCAATACTCTTTTCTTAATTTTATCGAGCGTTTTAGTCCTATTTATGACACCTGGTCTGGCTTTTTTTTACGGAGGACTTGGAGATAAGAAAAACGTTGTTAACACGATGCTCTCGGTCTTTATCATGTGTGGCCTGGCGATCGTCATGTGGATCATCTGTGGATACTCTTTATCTTTTGTCGGAGATTTCGCTGGGATCGTTGGGAATTTTAGCGCCTTTTTGCTGCATGGTGTTAAATTAACAGCCTTGACCGCTACTAAAATTCCGACGAGTTTATATCTGATTTTCCAAATGATGTTTGCCGTCATCACACCAGCTCTGTTTGTTGGTGCTGTGGTTGGCCGGATTCGTTTTAAATTTTTACTAGCTTTCACGGTGCTGTGGTCCATTTTCATTTATTACCCGCTTGTGCACATGGTTTGGGCAAATGGTTTTTTGGCTAAGCTGGGCGTGATTGATTTTGCCGGCGGTACGGTCGTACATATTGATGCCGGTGTCACGGCTTTGGTATTAGCCTATTGTGTGGGCCAGCGCGCAAGTTTTCGCAAAGGCGTTGAAGAGAAGCATTACAACTTGCCTTGGGCACTCTTGGGCACCTCGATCCTTTGGATCGGCTGGTACGGCTTTAATGCTGGTTCGGCTTTAGCAACGGACCAGATCGCTGTGCAAGCAGTTCTAACAACAACAGTTGCGACAGCTAGTTCGATGATCACTTGGATGCTGGTCGAAATGGCCTTCAAAGGCAAAGCCAGCTTAGCTGGTGTTTGCAATGGCACTCTTTGTGGTCTCGTAGGCATCACGCCGGCCACTGGATATGTAACTGTAGCTGGTGCTTTTTGGATCGGGCTGATTTCTGCGCTAGCCAGCTATTTCTTTGTCAATAAAATTAAGCATCGGATCGGCCTGGATGATGCTCTGGATGCCTTTGGCTGCCATGGTGTCTGCGGTATCGTGGGTAGTATTTTAACAGGTTTATTTGCTAGTCGGGCAGTGAACCCCTCGATCGCGTTGGACGGTTTGTTTTATGGCGGTGGTTTTAAATTATTCGGCACGCAATTATTTGCGACTGTCTTTGCCATTTTATTTGCGGCTATTATCTCCTTTGTGATCGTCAAATTATTAAAGTTGTGGCTGCCAATGCGTGTGACTGCTGAAGAAGAGCGCGATGGTCTGGATCGGGGCGAACACGGTGAGGATGCAGATTATTTGATGTAG
- a CDS encoding cysteine hydrolase family protein — translation MAENEALLIIDYTNDFVHDKGALTCGKPAQLLDGSIIDLASQVKADRGWVILPTDVHTPQDPYHPETKLFPPHNVRDSWGREFYGKVADWYEANKNDPKVYMYDKTRYSAFAGTDLDIRLRERKIDTLHLVGVCTDICVLHTAVDAYDLNYQTIIHKNAVAALTQAGQEWALAHFENVLGAAVL, via the coding sequence ATGGCAGAAAATGAGGCACTGCTGATTATTGATTATACGAATGATTTCGTGCACGATAAGGGGGCTTTGACCTGCGGCAAGCCGGCACAGCTTCTTGATGGATCGATCATTGATTTGGCTAGTCAAGTCAAAGCTGATCGTGGCTGGGTGATTTTGCCGACTGACGTGCATACGCCGCAGGATCCTTATCATCCAGAGACGAAATTATTCCCGCCGCACAACGTACGTGATAGTTGGGGGCGCGAATTTTATGGTAAAGTTGCTGACTGGTATGAGGCAAATAAAAATGATCCGAAAGTTTACATGTATGACAAAACGCGTTATAGTGCTTTTGCCGGTACAGATCTCGATATTCGTTTGCGCGAACGAAAAATCGATACTTTGCATTTAGTCGGTGTCTGTACAGATATTTGTGTGCTCCATACAGCGGTCGATGCCTATGATTTAAATTATCAAACCATCATTCACAAAAATGCAGTGGCTGCTTTGACGCAGGCGGGTCAAGAGTGGGCGTTAGCACATTTCGAAAATGTGTTAGGAGCGGCCGTCCTTTAA
- a CDS encoding NAD(P) transhydrogenase subunit alpha, with protein MAIVVSVLKEADGENRVALTPDIAAKLVKNKFKVLVEKNAGVKAFYSDDGYINAGAEVVNRTEALKADIVTVVNEPTAASLKKLSKGQTIIGMLNPMGDKKAVEELSTAGVNSLAFELLPRTVSRAQNMDANSSQKSIAGYKAALLAADTYPQYFPMMMTAAGTARPAKVLVIGAAVAGLQAIGTAHRLGAVVSGYDIREDARGQIESLAAKALISAVQVKDENGYARALTADERQAQQTELAGFIAENNVIITTAQVPGGKPPVVVSKKAVDNAQAGTVFIDLGSSDLGGNVEGSKPGQTVITKSGALIVGAGDLASRLPKSSSDMYAKNIQNTINYIVKDGEIVLDLDDDVLTDLVATAGGEITSNFLRGRLGLEKRAAKIEPEVKKEAAK; from the coding sequence ATGGCAATTGTTGTTTCTGTTCTAAAAGAAGCTGATGGCGAAAATCGTGTCGCTTTGACACCAGATATCGCTGCCAAACTAGTCAAGAACAAATTTAAAGTTCTTGTGGAAAAAAATGCTGGTGTTAAGGCATTTTACTCGGATGATGGTTACATAAACGCGGGCGCCGAAGTTGTTAATCGAACTGAAGCATTAAAGGCTGATATCGTGACCGTGGTTAATGAACCAACGGCAGCCAGCTTAAAAAAATTAAGCAAGGGTCAAACGATCATCGGCATGCTGAATCCGATGGGCGACAAAAAAGCCGTTGAAGAACTATCGACTGCCGGTGTTAATTCACTTGCTTTTGAGCTGTTGCCGCGTACTGTTTCGCGTGCTCAAAATATGGATGCCAATTCATCACAAAAGTCGATCGCAGGTTATAAAGCGGCTTTATTAGCGGCTGATACCTACCCGCAGTATTTTCCGATGATGATGACCGCTGCCGGAACGGCAAGACCGGCTAAAGTCCTTGTGATCGGCGCTGCCGTTGCTGGTTTACAAGCAATTGGTACAGCGCACCGTTTGGGAGCTGTGGTTTCTGGTTATGATATCCGTGAAGATGCAAGAGGCCAGATCGAATCACTAGCTGCCAAAGCGCTGATCTCAGCCGTTCAAGTTAAAGACGAAAACGGTTATGCACGGGCCTTGACTGCCGATGAAAGGCAGGCTCAACAAACTGAATTGGCAGGTTTCATTGCTGAAAATAATGTCATTATTACGACTGCCCAAGTACCTGGCGGTAAACCGCCGGTCGTTGTTTCCAAAAAGGCTGTCGATAATGCTCAAGCTGGAACCGTCTTTATTGATTTGGGATCATCAGATCTTGGCGGCAATGTTGAAGGATCAAAACCGGGTCAAACAGTTATCACAAAATCTGGTGCCTTAATCGTTGGTGCCGGGGATCTAGCTAGCCGTTTACCGAAATCATCTTCGGACATGTACGCAAAAAATATTCAAAACACGATCAACTACATTGTTAAAGATGGTGAAATTGTGCTCGATTTAGATGATGATGTTTTGACTGATTTAGTAGCCACTGCTGGTGGAGAAATCACTTCTAATTTCTTGCGAGGCCGGCTTGGTTTGGAAAAGCGTGCAGCTAAAATTGAGCCCGAAGTGAAAAAGGAGGCGGCAAAATGA
- a CDS encoding NAD(P) transhydrogenase subunit alpha, whose protein sequence is MSQELYANLAIFVLSLLVGFEVMSKIPSTLQTPMMSGANAIHGVVVVGAFAIAAEANNWFLYVLVFFAALFAAINVAGGYTVTDRMLGMFDRKPGDKKEADK, encoded by the coding sequence ATGAGTCAGGAACTCTATGCTAATTTAGCAATTTTTGTTTTAAGCCTGCTGGTCGGATTTGAAGTTATGTCAAAAATTCCGTCGACTTTGCAGACGCCGATGATGTCTGGGGCAAATGCCATTCATGGTGTGGTTGTTGTGGGTGCTTTTGCGATCGCTGCAGAAGCAAATAATTGGTTTTTGTATGTGCTGGTTTTCTTCGCGGCTTTGTTTGCAGCTATTAATGTTGCCGGCGGTTATACGGTCACAGATCGGATGCTGGGCATGTTTGACCGCAAGCCTGGTGACAAAAAGGAGGCGGATAAATAA